Sequence from the Lysobacter solisilvae genome:
CGGGGCGACCTTCTCGCCCATCACCGGCATCAGCACGAACAGGCCCCACATGCCGTAGATGATCGAGGGGATGCCGGCGAGCAGTTCGATGGCCGAGCTCACCGGTCCGCGCAGCCAGCGCGGCGCGACTTCGGTCAGGAAGAAGGCGATGCCGAAGCTGACCGGCACCGCGATCACCATCGCGATCACGGCGGTGACGATGGTGCCGTAGATCGGCACCAGCGCGCCGTACCTGTTCTCGACCGGGTTCCAGTCCGAGGACACGAAGAAGCTCCAGCCCGCCGCCTGCAGGGCATCGCGGCCGCCCCACAGCATCGACAGCGCCGCGCCGGCGAGCGCCACCAGGACGAACATGGCCGTGCCGGTGACGATCCAGCGGAAGACGCGGTCGTTGCGCGCGTCCTTGAGGTCGCGCGTGCTGCCGGCGGGAGTGGGGAGGGCTGTGGTGGTCATCGTATCCGCGGGTTGGCTTACGTGGATCTGAAGGCGTCGTTGAGAGGCTTGCTGCGCTTGTGCTCGTCACTCCCGCCAAAGCGGGAACCCAGTGACTTGGAATCGCATGGGCTCGATCGGGAGCGAAGTCGCTGGATCCCCGCGTTCGCGGGGATGACGATTTCTGCCCGAGTCGCGCCCTGGGAGCTGGTTCGGGTGCCGTTCGCCCTTTTCGCCCTGCTCGTCATTTCCCGCGAACGCGGGAAGAGCTCTTCAACAGCGCAGCTGGTCATCCAGTGACTTGGAACGGAGCGGGCTAAATCAACAGCAGAGTCCATGGATCCCCGCCTTCGCGGGGATGACGCATTGGCAAAGCCGCGCGCTGCGCGCGCGGGCCAATGCGTCACTTGAATTCCTTCGCCCAGTACGCTTTCACCTGCGCCACCAGCGACGGCGGCAGCGGCACGTAGTCGAGCGAGGCGGCCTGCGCCTGGCCGTGGTCCAGCGACCACAGGAAGAAGGCGAGCGCGGCGGCGCTGCGCTGCGGGTCGCGGGGCTGCTTGTACATGAGGATGAAGTTGGTGGCGGTGATCGGCCACGACTTCTCGCCCGGTGCGTTCGTCATGACCAGGTGGAAATCCTGCGCGCTGGCCCAGTCGGCGCTGGCGGCGGCGGCCGAGAAGCTTTCGTCGGAGGGCAGAACGAACTGGCCGGCGGCGTTCTGCAGCGCGGTGTACGCCATCGAGTTCTGCAGCGCGAAGGCCAGTTCGACGTAGCCGATGGAGCCCTTGATCTGCTTCACATAGGCGGCCACGCCCTCGTTGCCCTTGCCGCCCACGCCGGTCGGCCATTCCAGCGCGGTCCCTTCGCCGACGGCGGACTTCCAGGCCGGGCTGACCTTGGACAGGTAGCTGGCGAAGTTGAAGGTCGTGCCCGAGCCGTCGGAGCGGTGCACGACGCTGATCTTGCCGGCGGGCAGGATGACGCCCGGGTTGACCGCGGCGATGGCCGGGTCGTTCCACTGGGTGAGCTTGCCCAGGAAGATGTCGGCCAGCAGCGGACCGGTCAGGCGCAGCTTGCCCGCGTCGATGCCGGCCAGGTTCACCACCGGCACCACGCCGCCGATCGCGGACGGGAACTGCCCCAGGCCCGCCGCGGCCAGTTCCCCGGGCGGCAGGGGCTTGTCGGTGGAACCGAAGTCCACCGTGCCGGCCTTGATCTGGGCGACACCGCCGCCCGAACCGATGGACTGGTAGTTGACCTGGTGGCCGGTGGCGCGGTGGTAGTCCGAGGACCACTTGGACATCAGCGGGTAGATGAAGCTCGCGCCGGCGCCGGTGATCTCCGCGGCCACGTGTTCGCCCGCGGTGGCGGGCGCCGTGGCTTGCCTGGCGCCCGTCGGAGCGTCGGCCTTGTTGCAGGCGGGCAGGGCCAGGATGAAAGACGCGGCGAGGATGGCGAACGGGTACTTCATGGTCACTCCGGGCGGCCGACCGGTGGGTCGGCGAGGTGACGCCATGAAATGATGTTTTTGTTACAGGGGAATGACATCTGCCCGAAACATGGCTGTCATCCAGGCCGATCGGCCCATAGGGCGGGTCTGGACCCGCCGGCCGGTACGGCCCAGGCAACGAGGCTTCTGGCGATTCGACTGTCTCCCACGGATGGTTGAGCGCCGACTGCGGCGAGGGGCGGGTCAAGACCCGCCCCATCGCGGCCAGGGGCGGGTCAAGACCCGCCCTGTCAACGAGAACGGGCCCGAAGGCCCGTTTCCGTGGCGTCCGGGGAAGGTCTCAGAACTTCATGTTCTGGGCCCAGTAGGCCTCGACCTGGTCGACCAGCGCGTCGGGCAGCGGCACGTAGTCGAGCGCCTTGGCCGCGGCATCGCCGTTGGCGTAGGCCCAGGTGAAGAATTCCTTCGCGTTCTTCGCGCCCGCGGCGTTCTTCGGCTGCTTGTACATCAGGATGAAATTGGTGGCGGTGATCGGCCAGGACTTCTCGCCCGGGGCGTTGGTCATCACCAGGTAGAAGTCCTTCGCGTTCTTCCAGTCGGCGTTGGCGGCGGCGGCCTGGAAGGTCTCGTCGGACGGCAGCACGTAGTTGCCGGCCGCGTTCTTCATGCGGGCGTAAGCCATCTTGTTCTGCAGGGCGTAGGACAGCTCGACGTAGCCGATGCCGCCCTTGATCTGCTTGACGTAGGCGGCCACGCCCTCGTTGCCCTTGCCGCCGATGCCGATCGGCCACTTCACGGCGGTGCCTTCACCGACCTGGGACTTCCACTGCGGGCTGACCTTGGACAGGTAGTTGACGAAATTGAAGGTCGTGCCCGAGCCGTCGGAACGGTGCACGACGGTGATCTTGGCGTCGGGCAGCTGCACGCCACTGTTGAGCGCGGCGATCGCCGGGTCGTTCCACCGGGTGAGCTTGCCCAGGAAGATGTCGGCGAGCGTCGCGCCGTCCAGCTTCAGCGCGCCGGAGGCGACGCCCGGGGCGTTGATCACCGGCACCACGCCGCCGATCACCGACGGGAACTGCGCCAGGCCGTGCCTCGCCAGCTCTTCGGGCTTGAGCGGGGCGTCGGAGGAGCCGAAGTCGACCGTCGCCGCCTTGATCTGGGCGATGCCGCCGCCCGAACCGATGGACTGGTAGTTGACCTTCTTGCCGGTCGTCCTGGCGTACTCGGACGACCACTTCGACATGACCGGGTAGACGAACGACGCGCCGGCGCCGGTGACGTCGGCAGCCTGCGCATGGGCCGCGACCGAGACGGCGAGGGCGAGGGCGGCGACGCGCAGGGGGATGGACTTGATCACGGATGCACTCCTGGAGAGATACGACGGGTCGAGCCCGTTCGTCGTGCATTCCATAACCGTGCGGTTACAGCGGAAGGTCAGGAATATTTCAGTTCGATGACGGCGCAAGGTTCCACGTCAAGGCAGGAGGAGCGATACGTGGATTGCATAGGGCGGGTCAAGACCCGCCCTATGGCTTGGGGGGAGACGCAGGGGCGGCGGGTCAAGACCCGCCCTATGGTTTTGGGGGAGACGCAGGGGCGGCGGGTCAAGACCCGCCCTATGGCTTTGGGGGAGACGCAGGGGCGGCGGGTCAAGACCCGCCCTATGGCTTTGGGGGAGACGCAGGGGCGGCGGGTCAAGACCCGCCCTATGGCTTTGGGGGAGACGAGGGGCGGCGGCGCGTTCGAGGCCTGCGCCGGTTTGCGCTCCCCTTGGCGCGGTTCCGGGGATCCCTTTAAAGCATCTCTCCCATGCCTCCAAAGCGATGGGGGAATCCCTCCAGAGCTATTCCCCAATCCCTCCCGAGGGTTTCCGGAACCCTCGAGAGCTATTGCCCAATACCTCCGGAGGGATTGGGGAATAGCTTCAAAGCGATTGTCCAATACCTCCGGAGGGTCTCCGGAACCCTCGAGAGCTATTGCCCAATACCTCCCGAGGGATTGGGGAATAGCTTTAAAGCGGTTGTCGGATAGCTTTAAAGCAATGCCTGGATCCATCGGCGGACAAAAGAAAAGGGCGCGACCGAGGCCGCGCCCTTCAAACACCATCGCCGGAGAGAGAGAGAGGCGCCTTACCAGTAGAACTGCAGGCGCGCCTCCAGCGCGTTCGGGTTGTCTTCCAGCGCGCCCTTCTCCTGGTTGACGATCACGTAGTTCAGCATGAACTTGAAGTTCGAGCGCCAGTACCAGTTCACGCCCGCCGTGACGCTGTCCATCTCGCCGCCGACGACGATGCCGTCGGTCAGGTCGATCGCGTCGTAGCGCAGGCCCAGCTGCCACATGCCCTTGGCCGGGTCGTCCGGCAGGCCGGTGGTCGGCACGCCGGCCTTGTAGCCCCAGGTCTCGCCGGTGATGTTCCACAGGCCGGACACGTAATAGCCGTCGCCGTCGAAGTCGGCCAGGCCTTCGGTGCGCTGGACGTCGGTCTTCATGTACTCGCCCTGCAGCTTGAACGGCCCCTTGACCCACAGGCCCTCCACGCCGAGCGAGCTGGCGCGGTCGGTGCGGTTGCTCAGGCTGCTGGCGCTGGTGCGGCTGCTGCCGGTGTCGACGAAGCGGGTCGGCACGATGTCGGCCATCGGGCGGGCGCGCAGGCGGATGGCGTCGCCGTCGGTGTCCTTGTCGAGGAAGGACGCGCCGATGTGGAAGATGTTGCCGGCATCGTTGATCGGAGCCCAGTAGCCGCGCAGGGCGTAGCCGCTGCCGTGCTCGCGGTTGCGGGTGAGTTCGCGGCCGAAGAAGCTGCCGGTCACGCCCCAGTTGACGTCACCGTAGTTGTACTGGACGCCGAGGCGGCGCGGGGTGCCCAGGGTGTTGGTGATCGACGACTTGGAGATGAAGTCGTTGTTCTTGGTCGACGACAGTTCTTCCATGGTGGCGCCGGGCTGCTTGAACTGGCCGACCTGGATGAAGTGGTTGGCGTTGTTGCCGAACTTGTACTTCGCGTTGACGTCCAGCCACTTGTCGTCCTTGGCGTCGTAGCCCAGCACCCACTCGAAGTTGCCCGGGCCCTTGCCCTTGAGCACCAGCTCGGCGCGGCGCAGCTCCTGCACATAGTCCTCGCCGTCCAGGTCGGTGGCCGAGTCGGCGCCGTAATCGATGGTGTCCGTGTCGAAGTTGTAGAAGTCGGCTTGGACCAGGCCTTCGAACGAGACTTCCGAACCGCCGATGACGTCGAGCGCGACTTCGGCGTGCGCGGCCGGAGCGATCAACGCGGCGAGCAGCGCGACGGACAGGGTGTTGCGGGAGAGTTTCATGGGACGGGCCTGCGGATGGCTGGGAGAGGACCCGCGCAGGCTAGTTAGTAAAGATTGCGTGAATGTGACAACGCTGACTTATTTCTGCAGCGTGGCTGCCGCGCATCCGGCCGCCGGTTTTCCGCGCCTTCCCGCCCGTGTCAGGGGCGCTGCGGACGGTCCGGATCCACGCCCGCGGGCTCGCCCGGCGTCTTGTCGGGGAAGCGGCACAGATCGCGGATCGGGCAGTGCGGACAATCGGGAGTACGGGCCTTGCAGACGTAGCGGCCGTGCAGGATCAGCCAGTGGTGCGCGTCCTGCAGGAACCTGGGCGGCACCGCTTTTTCCAGCGCATCCTCCACCGCGCGCACGTCCTTGGCCGGGGCCAGCCCGGTGCGGTTGGCGACGCGGAAGATGTGGGTGTCCACGGCGATCGTGGGTTCGCCGAAGGCCGTGTTCAACACGACGTTGGCCGTCTTGCGGCCGACGCCGGGCAGCGCCTGCAACGCTTCGCGCGTGCGCGGCACCTGGCCGCCGTGGTCGCGCAGCAGCTGCTGCGCCATCGCCACCACGTTGGCGGCCTTGGTGTTGAACAGCCCGATCGTGGCGATGTAGGGCTTGAGTCCCTCGACGCCGAGCGCGGCGATGGCGGCGGGGGTGTTGGCCACCTTGAACAGCTTGCGGGTGGCCTTGTTGACGCCCACGTCGGTCGCCTGCGCGGACAGCGTCACCGCCACCAGCAGCTCGTAGGGCGTGCTGTATTCCAGTTCGGTGGTGGGCGAGGGATTGAGCTGCGCCAGCCGGGAAAACATCTCGTCGACTTCGTCCGGCAGCAGGCGGCGCGGGCGTTGGGGCGATGCGGTCTTGGCCGCGGGCGTCCTGGCCTAGGTGGTCTTGGGTGCAGACGATGTTGCACCCGACGCGCCACGCCTGGCCGCCGCGGACTTCGACGCGGGACGCCTGGGTGCCGGACGCTTCGACGCCTCACCCTTCGATGTCGTCGGCGTCGGCGTCGCGTTGGCCGCGCCGCTGGAAGCCGGCCGCTTCCTGCGGGTGGTCATGGTTTATGCCGTACGGCCGCGCGGGCCTTGGCCCGTGCCAGCGCGGCCGCGGCGGCGCTGGGCAGGGCGGGGGCCGTCGTAGGCGGCAGTGGGGCGTCAGCAGGCACGCCGTCGGTGGGCCTGCCGCCTCCGGGCAAGTCGGCCGGCGCAGGACTGGGCGCGGCGCGTGCGGCCGCGCGCGCCTGGGCGCGGGCCTCCAGTCGCGCCTGGCGTGCGCGGAAGCGTTCGCGTGCTTCGAGTGCGCGCTGGCGTTCTTCGCGGGCCAGGGTGAACGCGTGCGTGCACGCCGGGCTGCAGTGCGGACATGCGGGCGCGTGCAGCAGGCCCGCGTCGATCGCGCGGTCGATGTCGTCGACCTGCAATGCCGCCGCCACCGCATGCGCGGGGGCGGATGCGGGGCAGCCGCAGGCTGGACAGGGCCCGGAGGTCATCGCGCGCTCGGGGCTGCGGGGGTCATTCGCCGCGGAAGGCCGGCTTGCGCCGCTCCAGGAACGCCGCGGTGCCCTCGCGCATGTCCTGCGTGGAGAACACCAGGCCGAACTGCACCGACTCGTATTCCAGGCCTTCCTCGATGCCGCATTCGCCGCCGATGTTCACGCAGTCGATCATGCCGCGCAGCGCCAGCGGCGCGGCGTTGGCCAGCTGCTCGGCCAGCGCCATGGTCTGGGCTTCCAGTTCGGCCGCCGGCACCACGCGGTTGACGATGCCCAGCTGCAGCGCGCGCTGCGCATCGATGGGCGCGCCGACCAGGCACAGCTCGAGTGTGGCGGCGCGTCCGGCCAGCCGCAGCAGGCGCTGGGTGCCGCCGAAGCCGGGGATCAGGCCGAGGTTGATCTCGGGCTGGCCGAGGCGGGCGGTGTCGGCGGCCACGCGCAGGTGGCAGCACATGGCCAGCTCCAGCCCGCCGCCCAGCGCGAAGCCGTTGACCATCGCGATCACCGGCTTGGTCATCCGTTCCACGCGCCGCATCATCCGCGTGCCGCGCAGCGAGAAGTCGCGGCCCTCGACCGGGGTGAGCGTGTTCATCTCGGCGATGTCCGCGCCGGCGACGAAGGCCTTGGCGCCGGCGCCGGTCAGCACGATCACGCGGACGGCCGCTTCGTCGGCGGCGGCGTCGAAGGCCTGGTGAAGGGCGTCCAGCGTGGCGCCGTTGAGCGCATTCAGCTTGTCGGGGCGATTGACCGTGATGACGCGGATCGCGCCGTGATCGGCCACACTCACGGGGGGGGCAGTGCTCTCGGACATGGTCATACCTAGGTCATACCTTTTTCCGCCCGCGCGGAACTCCGCCGGGGGCTGGGTGTCGAAGGGGTTGGCGTCAGTGGCGGTTAAGCCCGGCCGCCGTTATCCTAGCGCGCCCTCCCGGTCAACCGTTCGGGCAGGACGCACATCAGTTTGCCGGGCGGCGCAGGCCGCCTTCTTTACGATAAGAGGTTCCAACGAATGAAGTTGCGTCTGATCGCCGCCGCCGTCGCGGCTCTGCTCCTGACCGCCGGCAACGCTGTCGCACAGGATACTTCCTCCGAAAAGGGCAAGCTGAGCTACGCGCTGGGCTATGACCTTGGTCGCAATGCTGCCGAAAGCGGTGAGCAGGTCGACATCAATACCGTCATCAAGGGCCTGCAGGACGGCTACAAGAAGGCCGCGCCTTCGGTGCCCGTCGACCAGCTGCGCACCGCCGTCCAGGCGATGCAGAAGCGCCAGGCCGAGAAGGCCAAGGCCGACTGGGACAAGGCGGCCGCCGAGAACAAGACCAAGAGCGACACGTTCCTGAGCCAGAACAAGGGCAAGCCGACCGTCAAGGTGCTCAACGCCAACAACGTCCAGTACCGCGTGATCGAGACCGGCACGGGCGCCAAGCCGAGCCAAGCCAGCACGGTCAAGCTCGAAGTGTCCGGTCCGTATCCGTGGGGCCAGCGCCCGCAGCAGGCCCAGCCTGCCGCCACGCCGGAACTCAAGCTGAGCGAGATCCAGATGCCGGCGATGCGCGAAGTGCTGCTGCAGATGCCGGCTGGTTCCAAGTGGGAAGTGACCCTGCCGCCGGCCCAGGCCTACGGCGCCGACCCGCGCACCAACTTCCCGCCGAACGTGGCGGTGCAGTTCGAGATCAAGCTGGTCAGCGTCAAGTAAGCGCAACGCTTGCTTGGCTGAGTGAGTCCATTGCGCCGGCCCAGGCCGGCGCAATGCGTTGGGGCGGTATCGATCGCGTAGAGTCTTTTCCATGACGACCTATTTCCGTGCCGTGCTCAGCCCCTGCGTCGGCGTGTGCACCCTTGCCGACGATGGCCTGTGCGAAGGCTGTCATCGCACCGGCCCGGAAATCGCGCGTTGGCCGCAGATGAATGACGACGAGCGCCTGCAGCTGATGGAGCGCGTCCTGCCGGACCGCGAGTCGCGCCGGGGCTGATGACGCGGCACCCGTTCCCCGATTCGCAGGCCGCGGGCGAGGCATCGCGCAGCGGCCCTTCACCGACGTTCGCCGACACGCTGGTCCGCCTGCGCGCCGGCCTGCATCCGCTCGATCGTCCCCCCGTCGCCGCCGGCTGGAACCAGTCCGAACTGATCGACCTGCTGCCGTCCTCGGTCCGGCTGGTGGAGGCCGCGGTCCTGGTCGGCCTGATCGATCGCCCCGATGGCGTGCAGGTGCTGCTGACCCGGCGGACCGACGACCTGCGCAACCACGCCGGCCAGGTGAGTTTCCCCGGCGGGCGGGTCGAGGCCTCCGATTTCGACGCCACCGCCACCGCCCTGCGCGAGACCTTCGAGGAAGTGGGCGTCGCGCCCGTGCAGGTCGAGCCGATGGGGCTGCTCGATCCGCTGGTGACCATCAGTGGATTCCGCGTGCTGCCGGTGGTGGCGATCGTCGATCCGGCCTATGTCGCGCGCCCCGACCCGAGCGAGGTCGCCGAGGTGTTCGAGGTGCCGCTGGCCTTCCTGCTGGACCCCGGCAACCTGCAGCGCCACGAGATCGAGCATCGCGGCCGCGCCCGCACCGTGCTGGAATTCCGCTGGCCCGCGCAGCGGATCTGGGGCGTGACCGCCGCCATCCTGCTCAATTTTCGCGAACGCGTGGCCCAGGTCACGGACGCGCGCGGCTGAAGACTCCGCTCCGACCCTACAATTGCCCCGTCCGGGTAAAGGGAGCGGGTCATGGTCTGGAACACCCTCGTGCAGGCGGAAACCCTGTCAGTGGCGCTCAGCCGCCCCGACGTGGTGGTGCTGGACTGCCGCTTCTCGATCCTTGCGCCGGCGGCCGGCGAGGACGCCTACCAGCAGTCGCATGTGCCGGGCGCGTTCTACGCGCACCTGGAGCGCGACCTGTCGGACATGTCCCGCCGGGGCCAGGGCGAAGGGCGCCACCCGTTTCCCAACGCGCAGGATTTCACCGCGCGGCTGTCCCGATGGGGCATCACGCCGCAGCACCATGTCGTGGCCTACGACGATGGTGATGGCGCCCAGGCAGCGCGGCTGTGGTTCCTGATGCGCCTGCTGGGGCATGAGAAGGTCGCGGTGCTGGACGGTGGCTGGGCGCGCTGGAAAGCCCAGATGCTGCCGACGACGCACGAGATCCCGCGCGCCACGCCCGCGCGCTATGCGGGCCAGTTCGATGCGCGCCGGCTGCTCGACGCGCAGCAGGTGCAGGCCCACCTCGCCGCGAACGAGCTGCTGGTGGATGCGCGGGGCGCCGACCGCTTCCGCGGCGAGAACGAGATGATCGATCCGGTCGCCGGCCACGTGCCCGGCGCCGTGAGCCGTCCCTTCGTGCAGAACCTGCGCGACGGACGCTTCAAGCCCGTCGCCGAACTGGCCGACGAATTCCGCGCCCTGCTGCAGGGCCGCAGCCCCGACCAGCTGGTCGCCATGTGCGGCTCGGGCGTGACCGCCTGCCACCACATCCTGGCGATGGAACGCGCGGGCCTGAAGGGCGCGCGCCTGTACACCGGCTCGTGGAGCGGATGGATCGAGGATCCGCGGCGCCCCGTGGCGCGCGACGTGGAAAGCGTCGACTAGCCTCGCGCGCCGGCTGGAGCGCTGCCTACTTGCCCAGGCGCGCGACGAGCGCGCGCAGGCCGGCCTGGGTGTCCGGTGCGGTCCACGCGTCGATGAAGCGGGGCAGGTCGATGCGCGCCGGTGCGAGGGCTGCGATGACATCGGCGCGGGCGATCGCGCGGGTTTGCAGCACCGGCTGGCGCGGCAGCTTCAGCAGGTCCTGCAGCCAGGCCACCGCGCGGGCGGTCACCTCGTCCGCGGCGACCAGTTCGTCGACCAGGCCGATGGCCAGCGCCCGCGACGCGTCCACCAGTTCACCGGTCACCAGCAGCAGGTCGGCGCGGTGCTGGCCGACGACGCGGCGCATCAGGTGCTGGATGCCTTCCGGCGCGACCAGGCCGACCTGGGTTTCGTTGAGGCCGATGCGCAGCGGCTTGGCCGGGTCGGGCGATATGCCCATGACGCGGTAGTCGCAGCACAGGGCGAGCACGCAACCGCCCGCGGGCGCGTGGCCGGCCATCGCCGCGACCA
This genomic interval carries:
- the pstS gene encoding phosphate ABC transporter substrate-binding protein PstS, translated to MKYPFAILAASFILALPACNKADAPTGARQATAPATAGEHVAAEITGAGASFIYPLMSKWSSDYHRATGHQVNYQSIGSGGGVAQIKAGTVDFGSTDKPLPPGELAAAGLGQFPSAIGGVVPVVNLAGIDAGKLRLTGPLLADIFLGKLTQWNDPAIAAVNPGVILPAGKISVVHRSDGSGTTFNFASYLSKVSPAWKSAVGEGTALEWPTGVGGKGNEGVAAYVKQIKGSIGYVELAFALQNSMAYTALQNAAGQFVLPSDESFSAAAASADWASAQDFHLVMTNAPGEKSWPITATNFILMYKQPRDPQRSAAALAFFLWSLDHGQAQAASLDYVPLPPSLVAQVKAYWAKEFK
- the pstS gene encoding phosphate ABC transporter substrate-binding protein PstS, which produces MIKSIPLRVAALALAVSVAAHAQAADVTGAGASFVYPVMSKWSSEYARTTGKKVNYQSIGSGGGIAQIKAATVDFGSSDAPLKPEELARHGLAQFPSVIGGVVPVINAPGVASGALKLDGATLADIFLGKLTRWNDPAIAALNSGVQLPDAKITVVHRSDGSGTTFNFVNYLSKVSPQWKSQVGEGTAVKWPIGIGGKGNEGVAAYVKQIKGGIGYVELSYALQNKMAYARMKNAAGNYVLPSDETFQAAAANADWKNAKDFYLVMTNAPGEKSWPITATNFILMYKQPKNAAGAKNAKEFFTWAYANGDAAAKALDYVPLPDALVDQVEAYWAQNMKF
- a CDS encoding OprO/OprP family phosphate-selective porin, which codes for MKLSRNTLSVALLAALIAPAAHAEVALDVIGGSEVSFEGLVQADFYNFDTDTIDYGADSATDLDGEDYVQELRRAELVLKGKGPGNFEWVLGYDAKDDKWLDVNAKYKFGNNANHFIQVGQFKQPGATMEELSSTKNNDFISKSSITNTLGTPRRLGVQYNYGDVNWGVTGSFFGRELTRNREHGSGYALRGYWAPINDAGNIFHIGASFLDKDTDGDAIRLRARPMADIVPTRFVDTGSSRTSASSLSNRTDRASSLGVEGLWVKGPFKLQGEYMKTDVQRTEGLADFDGDGYYVSGLWNITGETWGYKAGVPTTGLPDDPAKGMWQLGLRYDAIDLTDGIVVGGEMDSVTAGVNWYWRSNFKFMLNYVIVNQEKGALEDNPNALEARLQFYW
- the nth gene encoding endonuclease III, whose protein sequence is MFSRLAQLNPSPTTELEYSTPYELLVAVTLSAQATDVGVNKATRKLFKVANTPAAIAALGVEGLKPYIATIGLFNTKAANVVAMAQQLLRDHGGQVPRTREALQALPGVGRKTANVVLNTAFGEPTIAVDTHIFRVANRTGLAPAKDVRAVEDALEKAVPPRFLQDAHHWLILHGRYVCKARTPDCPHCPIRDLCRFPDKTPGEPAGVDPDRPQRP
- a CDS encoding enoyl-CoA hydratase/isomerase family protein — protein: MSESTAPPVSVADHGAIRVITVNRPDKLNALNGATLDALHQAFDAAADEAAVRVIVLTGAGAKAFVAGADIAEMNTLTPVEGRDFSLRGTRMMRRVERMTKPVIAMVNGFALGGGLELAMCCHLRVAADTARLGQPEINLGLIPGFGGTQRLLRLAGRAATLELCLVGAPIDAQRALQLGIVNRVVPAAELEAQTMALAEQLANAAPLALRGMIDCVNIGGECGIEEGLEYESVQFGLVFSTQDMREGTAAFLERRKPAFRGE
- a CDS encoding FKBP-type peptidyl-prolyl cis-trans isomerase N-terminal domain-containing protein; this encodes MKLRLIAAAVAALLLTAGNAVAQDTSSEKGKLSYALGYDLGRNAAESGEQVDINTVIKGLQDGYKKAAPSVPVDQLRTAVQAMQKRQAEKAKADWDKAAAENKTKSDTFLSQNKGKPTVKVLNANNVQYRVIETGTGAKPSQASTVKLEVSGPYPWGQRPQQAQPAATPELKLSEIQMPAMREVLLQMPAGSKWEVTLPPAQAYGADPRTNFPPNVAVQFEIKLVSVK
- a CDS encoding sulfurtransferase is translated as MVWNTLVQAETLSVALSRPDVVVLDCRFSILAPAAGEDAYQQSHVPGAFYAHLERDLSDMSRRGQGEGRHPFPNAQDFTARLSRWGITPQHHVVAYDDGDGAQAARLWFLMRLLGHEKVAVLDGGWARWKAQMLPTTHEIPRATPARYAGQFDARRLLDAQQVQAHLAANELLVDARGADRFRGENEMIDPVAGHVPGAVSRPFVQNLRDGRFKPVAELADEFRALLQGRSPDQLVAMCGSGVTACHHILAMERAGLKGARLYTGSWSGWIEDPRRPVARDVESVD
- a CDS encoding enoyl-CoA hydratase/isomerase family protein, with amino-acid sequence MSIELLRHDGDIVELQMARAPVNALDPALCRALTDAIGRALADGARGLVLSGNPKVFSAGLDVPHLLSLGEDRDALMAAWETFFEAARTLAASPVPVVAAMAGHAPAGGCVLALCCDYRVMGISPDPAKPLRIGLNETQVGLVAPEGIQHLMRRVVGQHRADLLLVTGELVDASRALAIGLVDELVAADEVTARAVAWLQDLLKLPRQPVLQTRAIARADVIAALAPARIDLPRFIDAWTAPDTQAGLRALVARLGK